From Pelmatolapia mariae isolate MD_Pm_ZW linkage group LG22, Pm_UMD_F_2, whole genome shotgun sequence, a single genomic window includes:
- the myclb gene encoding protein L-Myc-1b, with protein MPGISSTAPRYENRDMDHLDHYQHYFYDDHDPDEDFFKSTAPSEDIWKKFELVPTPPMSPIRAVEGSGRVGLLYPSLGDKLEWVSQFLGQEDEQQQHQQDVPCKLATTGDSFGNLSSIIIQDCMWSGFSAGQQLERVVGERYSACPGTGVAAKVAAGSALTSPGRVQSGPGDTVALGGLAADCVDPAAVLTFPITGGCKKQVSSGSESQSDSSDDDDDKDEDEEEIDVVTVEHKQQRKPRRLVNTRKPVTITVRADPFDPGMKRFHISIHQQQHNYAAPSPDTLPTAPEPPRKRVRQENASAQATPPPAQNSSSHQPRPGHAPLNLDSRKPHVTVARSESPNLSASSPTSSASPSSPSSSSSSHPQSSPSKPPSFLHLSSPQSSDCEDTDKRKAHNFLERKRRNDLRSRFLSLRDEIPGLADCPKTPKVAILTRATEYLQQLHASDRQKAQERKQLKARQLQLLQRLAQLKRS; from the exons ATGCCGGGCATTAGCTCCACCGCTCCTCGTTATGAAAACCGGGACATGGACCACCTCGACCACTACCAACATTATTTCTACGACGACCACGACCCGGACGAGGATTTCTTCAAGTCCACTGCGCCCAGCGAGGACATATGGAAGAAATTCGAGCTGGTGCCGACCCCGCCCATGTCCCCTATCCGGGCGGTGGAAGGGTCGGGCAGGGTCGGACTGCTCTACCCGTCTCTCGGAGACAAGCTGGAGTGGGTGTCCCAGTTCTTGGGGCAGGAggatgagcagcagcagcatcagcaggaTGTGCCGTGCAAGCTGGCTACGACCGGCGATTCGTTCGGGAACCTAAGCTCCATCATCATCCAGGACTGCATGTGGAGCGGCTTCTCGGCCGGACAGCAGCTGGAGAGAGTTGTAGGGGAGCGGTACTCTGCCTGTCCCGGGACCGGAGTGGCCGCTAAAGTCGCAGCCGGGTCCGCACTCACCTCCCCCGGGAGGGTGCAGAGTGGCCCCGGTGACACTGTTGCCCTCGGCGGCTTGGCTGCGGACTGCGTGGACCCCGCCGCGGTTCTCACGTTCCCCATAACAGGCGGATGCAAGAAACAAGTGTCTTCTGGTTCCGAGTCACAGAGCGACTCTTCAG atgatgatgacgacaaagatgaggatgaagaggagatTGATGTGGTCACGGTGGAGCACAAGCAGCAGCGTAAACCTCGCCGACTGGTCAACACCCGCAAGCCAGTGACCATCACGGTGCGAGCTGACCCCTTCGACCCCGGCATGAAGCGTTTCCACATCTCCATCCACCAACAGCAGCACAACTACGCCGCCCCCTCCCCGGACACTCTGCCGACAGCGCCCGAGCCGCCGCGGAAGAGGGTTCGGCAGGAGAACGCATCGGCTCAGGCGACGCCGCCGCCTGCCCAGAACTCTAGTTCCCACCAGCCCCGGCCTGGCCACGCCCCGCTGAACTTGGACAGCAGAAAGCCTCACGTGACCGTGGCCAGGTCGGAGTCACCTAACCTCAGCGCCTCCTCTCCTACCTCCTCCGCCTCGCCGTcatctccttcctcctcctcctcatcccaCCCCCAGAGCTCCCCTTCAAAGCCCCCCTCCTTCTTGCACCTCTCTAGCCCGCAGTCGTCCGACTGCGAGGACACCGACAAGCGCAAGGCGCACAACTTTCTTGAGCGCAAGCGGCGGAACGACCTGCGCTCGCGTTTCCTGTCGCTGCGGGACGAGATCCCGGGCTTGGCGGACTGCCCCAAGACTCCCAAGGTGGCCATCCTGACCCGAGCCACCGAGTACCTGCAGCAGCTGCACGCCAGCGACCGACAGAAGGCTCAGGagaggaagcagctgaaagcccggcagctgcagctgctgcagaggCTGGCGCAGCTTAAGCGCTCCTGA